Proteins encoded by one window of Cylindrospermum stagnale PCC 7417:
- a CDS encoding endonuclease MutS2, with the protein MIQSETLELLEWPRLCQHLSTFAATKLGAIAARQLKIPESQAESEQLLAQTKEVYQLESRLTPGLSFEGIQDIGDSLERAERSGILTGDELLAIATTLAGARNLRRVIDNQEDLPILNELVADLRTYPELEQEIHRCIDERAQVTDRASQKLGEIRLDLRRLRSQITQKLQNIIQAKSGAVQEQLITQRGDRFVIPVKAPQKDAIPGIVHDTSTSGATLYVEPHSVVPIGNQLRQVIRKEQTEEEAIRRALTEQVAAVKPDLERLLAIATSLDLATAKSRYSFWIGANPPRFIQRQDQEIINLRHLRHPLLVWQQQHEQGQPVVPVDLFISPQIRVVTITGPNTGGKTVTLKTLGLAALMAKVGLFVPAREPVEIPWFDKVLADIGDEQSLQQSLSTFSGHIRRISRILEALGDNSSVTGNEEDSEQLPITHYPLPITKSLVLLDEVGAGTDPVEGSALAIALLQYLANHAQLTIATTHFGELKALKYENERFENASVEFDESTLSPTYRLLWGIPGRSNALTIALRLGLKPEVIEQAKTQVGEATDEVNLVIAGLEAQRRRQETKAAEAQDLLRQAEILYKEVSAKAADLQEREKALRVSQEVAVQQAIASAKSEIAQVIRRLQQGTPTAQEAQQATNALNQIAQKSQPAPPPKAKIAFMPKVGDRIRIPKLGQTAEVLTAPDEDGELTVRFGIMKMMVQLADVESLDGQKAEPVVKPKPAPAAVIAPPPPAPAIRTSQNTIDLRGKRVADAEYMLDKAISEAAGPVWIIHGYGTGKLRQGVHAFLQQHPRVNHYEAAERTDGGSGVTIAYVQ; encoded by the coding sequence TTGATCCAATCTGAAACCTTAGAACTACTAGAATGGCCTCGCCTCTGCCAGCACCTTTCCACATTTGCGGCCACTAAATTGGGGGCGATAGCCGCACGTCAATTAAAAATACCTGAGTCTCAGGCAGAAAGCGAACAGTTGTTAGCACAAACAAAAGAAGTCTACCAACTGGAATCTCGCCTCACTCCAGGACTTTCCTTTGAGGGAATTCAAGATATCGGTGATTCCCTAGAACGGGCAGAACGCAGCGGAATTTTGACAGGGGATGAACTGTTAGCGATCGCCACTACCCTCGCGGGTGCGAGAAATTTGCGGCGTGTGATTGACAATCAGGAAGATTTACCAATCCTGAATGAGTTAGTTGCCGATTTGCGGACTTATCCAGAACTAGAGCAAGAAATTCACCGCTGTATCGATGAACGCGCCCAAGTAACGGATCGCGCTAGCCAAAAACTCGGAGAAATTCGCCTTGATTTACGGCGATTACGCAGCCAAATTACCCAAAAGCTGCAAAATATTATCCAGGCAAAATCTGGGGCGGTTCAGGAACAACTGATTACGCAACGAGGCGATCGCTTTGTGATCCCCGTCAAAGCACCCCAAAAAGACGCGATTCCCGGCATTGTCCACGATACCTCTACCAGTGGAGCGACGCTGTATGTGGAACCTCACAGCGTTGTGCCCATAGGGAACCAACTGCGGCAGGTAATTAGAAAAGAACAAACCGAAGAAGAAGCAATTCGCCGCGCTTTAACAGAACAAGTAGCAGCAGTTAAACCTGATTTAGAAAGGTTGTTAGCGATCGCTACCAGCTTGGATTTGGCAACGGCTAAATCACGTTACAGCTTCTGGATTGGCGCCAATCCCCCCCGATTTATTCAGCGCCAAGATCAGGAAATCATTAACTTGCGGCATCTGCGTCACCCTTTATTAGTGTGGCAGCAACAACACGAACAAGGACAGCCAGTGGTGCCGGTAGACTTGTTCATCAGTCCCCAAATTCGGGTAGTGACGATTACCGGGCCCAATACTGGGGGGAAAACTGTAACTCTCAAAACCTTGGGGTTAGCTGCCTTAATGGCTAAGGTAGGTTTATTTGTCCCCGCCCGTGAACCAGTAGAAATCCCTTGGTTTGACAAGGTACTAGCAGATATTGGCGATGAACAATCCCTACAGCAGAGTTTATCGACATTTTCTGGTCACATTCGCCGCATTAGTCGAATTTTAGAAGCATTGGGGGATAATTCATCGGTCACAGGTAATGAGGAAGACTCTGAACAATTACCCATTACCCATTACCCATTACCCATTACCAAATCCCTCGTTTTACTTGATGAAGTCGGCGCAGGCACAGATCCGGTAGAGGGTAGTGCATTAGCGATCGCCTTATTGCAATATCTCGCTAATCATGCCCAGCTAACAATCGCTACTACCCACTTCGGCGAACTGAAAGCGCTGAAATATGAAAATGAGCGGTTTGAAAACGCTTCTGTAGAATTTGATGAAAGTACTTTATCACCCACTTATCGCCTGCTGTGGGGCATTCCAGGACGTTCTAACGCCTTGACAATTGCCCTGCGCTTGGGGTTAAAACCAGAAGTGATAGAACAGGCAAAAACCCAAGTGGGAGAAGCAACTGATGAAGTTAATTTGGTGATAGCGGGGTTAGAAGCACAACGCCGCCGCCAAGAAACTAAAGCTGCTGAAGCCCAAGATTTGTTACGACAAGCGGAAATCTTATATAAAGAAGTATCCGCCAAAGCCGCAGACTTGCAGGAACGGGAAAAAGCGCTACGGGTTTCTCAAGAAGTAGCAGTACAACAAGCGATCGCCAGTGCCAAAAGTGAAATCGCCCAAGTGATTCGCCGTTTGCAGCAAGGAACACCCACAGCCCAAGAAGCCCAGCAAGCAACCAACGCTTTAAATCAAATTGCCCAAAAGTCTCAACCTGCACCGCCACCCAAAGCAAAAATTGCGTTTATGCCCAAAGTAGGCGATCGCATCCGCATTCCTAAATTAGGACAAACAGCAGAAGTGTTAACCGCCCCCGATGAAGATGGGGAATTAACCGTCCGCTTTGGAATCATGAAAATGATGGTGCAATTGGCAGACGTAGAGTCTCTAGATGGTCAAAAAGCCGAACCAGTCGTCAAACCCAAACCAGCCCCAGCAGCAGTAATTGCACCACCGCCACCAGCCCCAGCCATTCGCACCTCCCAAAATACCATCGATTTGCGCGGAAAACGGGTAGCTGATGCCGAATATATGTTAGACAAAGCCATTTCGGAAGCTGCCGGCCCCGTATGGATTATTCATGGGTATGGTACTGGTAAACTGCGGCAAGGTGTTCACGCCTTTTTGCAACAGCACCCCAGAGTTAATCATTACGAAGCAGCAGAACGAACAGATGGCGGCAGTGGAGTTACTATCGCCTATGTTCAATAA
- a CDS encoding DUF1257 domain-containing protein, with the protein MSHFSQIKTQIRNLDSLKDALTELGVDWKPGTREVRGYRGQTHPAEVTIEQENGYDIGFRWNGKEYELVADLQYWQQNLSVDGFLRQVTQRYAYQTVVKETARVGFQVAEQKQQEDGSIRLVVQRWSA; encoded by the coding sequence ATGTCACACTTTAGCCAAATCAAAACTCAAATCCGTAACCTTGACTCCTTAAAAGATGCGCTCACCGAATTGGGCGTAGACTGGAAACCGGGAACACGCGAAGTACGCGGCTATCGTGGCCAAACCCATCCTGCTGAAGTTACCATTGAGCAGGAAAATGGCTACGACATCGGCTTTAGATGGAATGGAAAGGAATATGAACTAGTGGCTGATTTACAATATTGGCAGCAAAACCTATCTGTAGATGGATTTTTGCGCCAGGTAACTCAGCGCTATGCTTACCAAACAGTTGTGAAAGAAACTGCTCGTGTGGGCTTTCAAGTCGCTGAACAGAAGCAACAGGAAGATGGTTCAATTCGCCTAGTAGTACAACGTTGGAGTGCTTAA
- a CDS encoding DUF3038 domain-containing protein: protein MLKVMHSAANSATPNSQWEDLNKLPDPNSVHWDNIKTQLDLVLLALETLTGIGSEAMLTAATNLNLESKVPDRVALWRLRQSNPLRKGQGGRKKLDVEEARSLVLITCYLAKQHQELIRRAVGLLEQTAQNNREPHQTALLGDYMDAFCNTYQERMEEDEKISTDLLGHLALKLLVDLLFYSASGGHRRLWLALIDRSTKFEI from the coding sequence ATGCTAAAAGTTATGCACTCGGCCGCCAATTCAGCCACGCCAAATTCCCAGTGGGAGGACTTAAACAAGCTTCCAGACCCAAACTCAGTTCATTGGGACAACATCAAAACCCAGTTAGACTTGGTGCTATTGGCGCTAGAAACTTTAACTGGCATTGGTTCTGAGGCGATGCTCACAGCGGCAACTAATCTGAATTTAGAGTCGAAAGTGCCAGATCGCGTAGCTTTATGGCGACTGCGTCAGTCAAATCCCCTACGCAAAGGTCAAGGAGGGCGAAAAAAGCTCGATGTAGAAGAAGCGCGATCGCTAGTTCTCATCACCTGCTACCTCGCCAAACAGCACCAGGAATTGATTCGCCGTGCTGTTGGTCTATTAGAACAAACGGCCCAGAACAACCGGGAACCTCATCAGACCGCTTTACTTGGAGACTATATGGATGCATTCTGCAACACCTACCAAGAGCGGATGGAAGAGGACGAGAAAATCTCGACTGATTTACTCGGTCACCTGGCACTAAAACTGCTGGTAGATTTACTCTTTTATAGTGCTTCTGGTGGACACCGCCGTCTGTGGCTAGCACTAATAGACCGTTCCACAAAATTTGAGATTTGA
- a CDS encoding ferredoxin: MSDFLPSSEEQEDNRSGLEPELGGFLRDAPERSGFEPELGGVQRQKGVYVDEITCIGCKHCAHVARNTFYIEPDYGRSRVVRQDGDSEEIIQEAIDTCPVDCIHWLDYTELKNLEEEREYQVIPVVGYPVEHAVAASERRRKKQKLKTKKSRY; encoded by the coding sequence ATGTCCGATTTTCTGCCGTCATCGGAAGAACAAGAAGACAATCGTTCCGGTTTAGAACCAGAGTTAGGCGGTTTTTTAAGAGATGCGCCAGAACGTTCGGGTTTTGAGCCGGAATTGGGCGGTGTGCAACGGCAAAAAGGTGTTTATGTTGATGAAATCACCTGTATTGGCTGTAAACACTGCGCCCATGTTGCTCGTAACACCTTTTACATTGAACCAGATTATGGGCGATCGCGTGTGGTTCGCCAAGATGGGGATTCCGAAGAGATAATTCAAGAAGCAATTGACACTTGTCCAGTTGATTGCATCCACTGGCTGGATTACACCGAACTGAAAAACTTAGAAGAAGAGCGAGAATATCAGGTAATTCCTGTGGTGGGTTATCCCGTGGAACACGCGGTAGCTGCTAGCGAACGACGACGTAAAAAACAAAAGTTAAAAACCAAAAAATCTCGTTATTAA
- a CDS encoding AI-2E family transporter — MSGSEANNFWRRLNNLALVRFLLLVASGWAVVQLLAYFEAVIVIFTFAAILAFLLSYPVKWLRRFLPHGAAVIVVFLLSIVILGGLIITVGLTVLSQGQQLIDSISGFLNSLVPLTERLEALLKSRNLQIDLSLIETQLREQAVSTIVTSLAILQGFLTNFVTFILIAVVAFFMLLDGEKLWNFIIKIVPESRRSRFTNVIRRSFLGFLRGQLLLTLFLSSSTFIVFLLLKVPFALLLSVLIGIIDIIPGIGATLGVSTVTLIVLSQNVWLALRVLIACIILQQIQDNLIAPRIMQGALNLNPVVVFFALLIGARVAGLLGIFISIPVAGVIVSLFEIDEMKSEVIGNG, encoded by the coding sequence ATGAGTGGCTCTGAAGCCAATAATTTCTGGCGACGCTTAAATAATTTAGCGTTAGTTCGCTTTTTGCTTTTAGTTGCTTCCGGTTGGGCGGTTGTTCAGCTTTTGGCTTATTTTGAAGCAGTCATAGTTATTTTTACATTCGCCGCAATTTTGGCTTTTTTACTCAGCTACCCAGTAAAGTGGCTACGGCGCTTTTTGCCCCACGGTGCAGCAGTCATTGTAGTTTTCTTACTCAGCATTGTGATTCTTGGGGGGCTGATTATTACCGTGGGTTTAACAGTTTTATCCCAAGGACAACAATTAATTGATAGTATTAGTGGATTTTTAAACTCTTTAGTACCTTTAACAGAGCGACTAGAAGCACTTCTGAAAAGCCGTAATCTTCAGATAGATTTAAGTCTGATTGAAACACAATTACGGGAGCAAGCTGTATCAACTATTGTGACTAGCTTGGCTATTTTACAAGGATTTTTAACTAATTTTGTCACTTTTATATTAATTGCAGTTGTCGCTTTCTTCATGTTACTAGATGGAGAAAAGCTATGGAATTTTATCATTAAAATAGTGCCAGAGTCACGACGTAGTAGATTTACTAATGTCATCAGACGTAGCTTTTTAGGCTTTTTGCGAGGTCAGTTGTTATTAACTTTGTTTTTGTCATCTTCCACTTTTATAGTTTTCTTGTTATTAAAAGTACCATTTGCTTTATTGCTGTCAGTGCTAATCGGAATAATAGATATAATTCCCGGTATTGGAGCCACCTTAGGAGTTAGCACAGTTACTTTAATTGTTTTATCTCAAAATGTTTGGTTAGCATTAAGAGTTCTCATAGCTTGTATTATCCTGCAACAAATTCAAGACAACTTGATTGCGCCGCGAATTATGCAAGGTGCCCTAAATCTAAATCCTGTAGTGGTATTTTTTGCTTTGTTAATAGGGGCTAGAGTCGCCGGGTTATTAGGTATTTTCATCTCAATTCCTGTGGCTGGAGTTATTGTGTCTTTATTTGAAATTGATGAAATGAAATCAGAGGTAATTGGTAATGGGTAA
- a CDS encoding lysophospholipid acyltransferase family protein: MDRSREPFISLALYHAFKWSIVSPVLHAYFRVQINGAQNVPHTGPLVVVSNHASYFDPLIISNCVRRPVAYMAKEELFRVPVLAQAIKLYGAYPVSRGTADRAAIRSALECLNNGWAVGVFLEGTRTPDGRITDPKKGAALLAAKAKVPLLPVCLWGTENILQSSSAIPRAVPITVRIGNLIDAPSSTNKQELEALTQKCAAVINEMHDLAR; encoded by the coding sequence GTGGACAGGAGTCGCGAACCGTTTATTAGTCTGGCACTTTACCACGCTTTCAAGTGGTCAATAGTCAGCCCAGTGTTACACGCTTACTTTCGAGTTCAAATCAATGGTGCCCAAAATGTCCCTCACACTGGGCCCTTGGTGGTAGTCAGCAATCATGCTAGTTACTTTGACCCGCTGATTATTTCCAATTGTGTACGTCGTCCGGTAGCGTATATGGCTAAAGAAGAGTTATTTCGTGTCCCGGTTTTAGCACAAGCGATTAAATTGTATGGTGCTTATCCGGTGAGTCGGGGAACTGCCGATCGCGCCGCTATCCGTTCTGCCCTAGAATGTCTCAATAATGGCTGGGCGGTTGGTGTTTTCTTGGAAGGAACGCGCACCCCAGACGGTCGAATTACCGATCCCAAAAAAGGCGCCGCATTGCTAGCAGCAAAAGCAAAAGTCCCTCTATTGCCTGTGTGTTTGTGGGGTACTGAGAATATTTTACAATCAAGTTCGGCAATTCCCCGTGCAGTTCCCATCACTGTCAGGATTGGCAATTTGATTGATGCTCCTAGTTCCACTAATAAGCAAGAATTGGAGGCATTGACACAAAAGTGTGCAGCAGTGATTAATGAAATGCATGATTTGGCGCGCTGA
- a CDS encoding YiaA/YiaB family inner membrane protein, which produces MQTIGTQKDSPAWIIQTWAAFILSISMTTFGIVNLPVDNWIKGFMGMGLAFSTGSTFTLAKATRDLHETRRLTNRIDEAKVEKLLSQQDPLNLK; this is translated from the coding sequence ATGCAAACGATTGGGACTCAAAAAGATAGCCCGGCTTGGATTATTCAAACATGGGCAGCTTTTATCTTGTCTATTTCAATGACTACCTTCGGCATTGTTAACTTGCCTGTAGATAACTGGATAAAAGGCTTTATGGGTATGGGTTTGGCTTTTTCTACTGGCTCAACCTTTACTTTGGCAAAAGCGACTAGAGACTTGCATGAAACTAGAAGATTAACGAATAGAATCGACGAGGCAAAAGTAGAGAAGTTACTTTCACAGCAAGATCCTTTAAATTTAAAATAA
- a CDS encoding DUF2288 domain-containing protein: protein MADLRAELTEILDEAEWEWLIPHVQRDAVIVVALELDLLDVGVAIASDNIPSVQQWIEQQLISKPTVDQVGKWNGDRTKRFTTLIVQPYVLVKELITT from the coding sequence ATGGCGGATTTAAGAGCAGAATTAACAGAAATTCTAGATGAGGCAGAGTGGGAGTGGTTAATTCCCCATGTACAGCGAGATGCGGTGATTGTGGTGGCATTAGAGCTAGACTTGCTGGATGTGGGGGTGGCGATCGCTAGCGATAACATTCCTTCGGTGCAACAGTGGATTGAACAGCAATTGATTAGCAAACCCACAGTAGATCAGGTGGGAAAATGGAATGGCGATCGCACCAAGCGGTTTACTACCCTGATTGTCCAACCCTACGTTTTGGTAAAAGAACTAATTACCACCTAA
- a CDS encoding DUF2997 domain-containing protein translates to METLEFIIYPDGRVQETVTGIVGNSCAEVTAAIEAQLGVVLNHEPTSEFFATEVQQSGLANTQSTYSDW, encoded by the coding sequence ATGGAGACATTAGAATTCATAATTTATCCAGATGGTCGGGTACAAGAAACAGTTACTGGCATTGTGGGCAATTCTTGCGCTGAAGTTACAGCAGCAATTGAGGCACAGCTAGGAGTTGTACTGAATCATGAACCAACATCAGAATTCTTTGCCACCGAGGTGCAGCAATCTGGCTTGGCGAATACGCAAAGCACTTACAGCGATTGGTAA
- a CDS encoding DUF4335 domain-containing protein — MPRSNSVIRRYTPPTCTLEVSAQSSPLSRWMGKTVLKQLSFELRFDDPRLPEEQRVTIRGDRDQLEALCDAVTSYVQELLQQSPENFWVSFSGIQESSQVSDQPESPEDSSPTLLSAKRLDPLSSQKTGAYIYLEPSSYFTHNLFFASLASRRLAIANQTSVPLIELTLLQLFDLATALDEYSTDVMALPNLNTRSYSQSLPTWAPVAAVLVLSVGLTPLTWQYANQIRQNQQQTAKTAEPEAAKIASQPTNANSFPTPQPGITPTDNLRSLPLLGSTPPPPTTSLPAAPLTFPNSTFPAKVSPQDSLTIPQAENPTNPKLAAPATKSNSPIAFQQNSQQNRTALNPQTEIALSAPPNLRNSKGNSAPPIPTIPASIATIPNAPRGNIPSTNYSPLDPQQQEGGINSPTTASSVAGDDNLLAQRLRTVSKKPISTEVATDSTLFDTPQLVEAREYLKKRWQPPAGLSQTLEYSLMLDIDGSVERILPLNQAARQYVDSAGIPDIGQPFVSTNKYGQNVRIRVVLSPDGKVQIFSESQ; from the coding sequence ATGCCACGATCAAATTCTGTTATACGTCGCTACACGCCCCCCACTTGCACGCTAGAAGTATCAGCCCAAAGCTCACCTTTGTCCCGTTGGATGGGGAAAACTGTCCTCAAACAGCTAAGTTTTGAACTACGCTTTGATGATCCGCGACTACCAGAAGAACAGAGGGTTACAATTCGGGGCGATCGCGACCAACTTGAAGCTTTGTGTGATGCGGTAACAAGTTACGTACAGGAATTACTCCAACAGTCCCCCGAAAACTTTTGGGTCAGCTTCTCAGGAATCCAAGAGTCAAGCCAAGTATCTGATCAGCCAGAGTCACCAGAAGATTCTTCCCCGACTTTACTGTCGGCTAAGAGATTAGATCCTCTTTCCTCACAAAAAACCGGGGCATATATTTATTTAGAACCGAGCAGTTATTTCACACATAACCTATTTTTTGCTTCCCTCGCTTCGAGACGCCTGGCGATCGCTAACCAGACATCTGTCCCTCTAATTGAACTTACTCTGCTGCAACTTTTTGATTTGGCTACCGCCTTAGATGAATACTCAACTGACGTCATGGCCCTACCAAATCTCAATACCCGTAGTTACAGTCAAAGCTTACCTACTTGGGCACCTGTTGCCGCAGTGCTGGTATTATCTGTGGGTTTAACACCATTAACCTGGCAATATGCTAATCAGATCCGGCAAAATCAGCAGCAGACAGCCAAAACAGCAGAACCAGAAGCGGCAAAAATTGCTTCCCAACCAACAAATGCAAACAGCTTCCCCACACCTCAACCAGGAATCACCCCCACAGATAATTTGCGATCGCTGCCACTTTTAGGTTCCACTCCGCCACCTCCCACTACCAGTTTGCCGGCAGCACCCCTAACATTTCCAAATTCCACCTTCCCCGCTAAAGTATCTCCTCAAGATTCACTGACTATCCCTCAGGCTGAAAATCCCACCAATCCAAAGTTGGCAGCACCCGCCACAAAATCAAATTCGCCAATCGCCTTTCAACAAAATTCCCAGCAGAACCGCACAGCATTAAACCCCCAAACAGAAATTGCTCTCTCTGCACCTCCAAATTTGCGGAATAGCAAAGGCAACAGCGCGCCCCCAATACCCACAATCCCTGCTTCTATTGCCACCATACCTAATGCTCCTCGTGGTAATATCCCCAGCACAAACTACTCCCCACTAGACCCACAACAGCAAGAGGGAGGAATCAATTCCCCCACAACTGCCTCTTCAGTGGCAGGTGATGATAATTTATTAGCCCAAAGATTGAGAACAGTCAGCAAAAAGCCGATATCAACAGAAGTTGCCACTGATAGCACATTGTTTGACACCCCTCAGCTGGTAGAAGCTAGAGAATACTTGAAAAAGCGTTGGCAGCCACCAGCTGGATTATCGCAAACACTAGAGTATAGTTTGATGCTGGATATTGATGGCTCAGTTGAACGAATTTTGCCTTTGAATCAGGCAGCAAGACAATATGTAGACAGCGCCGGCATACCTGATATTGGTCAACCCTTCGTTTCCACCAATAAATACGGGCAAAATGTCAGAATTCGAGTTGTTCTCAGTCCCGATGGCAAGGTACAGATTTTTTCAGAGTCCCAATAG